A DNA window from Streptomyces canus contains the following coding sequences:
- a CDS encoding GNAT family N-acetyltransferase, translating to MNQSTGIRSVQRVDARHRYEILVDGRRAGLAAYRDRGAQRVFFHTEVDDAFAGQGLGAELVQAALADVRESGKRVVPVCPYVAKFLKRHGEFADITDPVTPDVLGWLEEELG from the coding sequence ATGAACCAGTCCACCGGCATCCGGAGTGTCCAGCGCGTGGATGCCCGTCACCGGTACGAGATTCTGGTCGACGGCCGACGCGCCGGTCTGGCGGCCTACCGCGACCGCGGTGCTCAGCGGGTCTTCTTCCACACGGAGGTCGACGACGCCTTCGCGGGTCAGGGCCTGGGTGCCGAGCTGGTCCAGGCGGCACTCGCCGATGTGCGGGAGTCGGGGAAGCGGGTGGTGCCGGTCTGCCCGTATGTGGCCAAGTTCCTCAAGCGCCATGGGGAGTTCGCCGACATCACCGACCCGGTGACGCCGGACGTCCTGGGATGGCTGGAGGAGGAGCTCGGCTGA